GACCGATCAGATCATACCCGAGGGAGTCCCCCATATAGGAGCCGACTTCAACGATGTTCCCATTTGGCAAAACGATTTCGGCGCCGACGATATGGTTTGTTGTCACACCGTATTTCAAACAATGGGAACCGCCTGCATTTTCCGCAAGATTTCCGCCGATTGTACAAGCCGATTGGCTGGACGGATCCGGCGCATAATAGCAGCCGTTGCCCGCAATTTTTTTGGTCAACTGCAAATTGATGTGGCCTGGCTGAACAACCGCCCGCATATTGTCAAAATCCACGTGCAAGAGCCGATCCATTTTGGCCAGACTGATGATGACTTCCCCATTCAACGGCGTTGCGCCGCCGCTGAGCCCTGTGCCTGCGCCCCGCGGCAAAAAGGGGATCTGATGCTCGTGCAAAAGCTTTACGACCCGGGACACTTCTTCTGTCGTGACAGGGAATACAACAGCCTTTGGGCGAGCCTTTTGCGCCACATATCCGTCACAATCATAGGCAAGCAGCTGATGTTCTTTATATAAAACACGATTCGGGCCGAGTATATTTGTGAGCTCACGAACCATTTCCAGTTTGTCCATTACTCATTTCCCTCCCGCCGATATGCTTCATCCAAAATTTCAATCGTGTGCAATACATCCAAGTCAGTTTCCCGCCGATGGACACCGACCATAATCTGCATCATGCAGCCCGGATTCCCCATGGCGATACACTCCACACCTTCCGGCACGTCATCCATTTTGCGCTCCAGCAACTGCCCTGCCATATCCGGATGCGTGATATTATAAATCCCGGCGCTCCCGCAGCAGCGATCCGAATTCGGCATCTCCACCAATGTGACGCCAGGAATGGAACGGAGGATCTGGCGCGGTTGCGAACGGACTTTTTGGGCATGGCACAAATGGCAAGCATCATGATACGTAATGGTGCGTTTGACTTCCGCTTGCGGCGGTTCGAAACCGACTTCTACCAGCAACTCGGAAATATCGCGCACACGGGCTGAAAATTGCTCCGCTTTTTCATGATAGAATGGATCGTCGCGAAAGAGTTCCGGATATTCCTTGAGTGCGGCTCCACATCCGGCGGCGTTGATGACGATATAGTCGGCATCTGACGCCAAGAACACGTCAATGTTGTGTTTGGCCATTTGCCTTGCCTGCTCTCTGTCACCCGCATGCACTTGCAGTGCGCCGCAGCAGATCTGCTGTTTTGGCACGATCACTTCCAGGCCGTTGTGTGTGGCAACTCTGGCTGTTGCCCGATTGATGTCGGAGAAGACAACATCCATCACACAGCCGGTAAACAAGGCAGCCGTCGCTTTTTTGTCGCCCCGCTGCGGAATGCGCTCCGGCAGCGAATCAAGTGCGCTTGTCGCCGGCACTTCCGGCAGAATCGCTTCCATCTCCCGCAACTGCTTCGGCAAGATTTTTAACAGACCCGATTTCCTTGATACCGCTTGCAATCCAGATTTTTGATAGAAGCGCGTCAATTTTCCAACCATTTTCAGGCGATTCGGATGTGGAAAAATCCCTCGCAAAAATAATTTTTGGACAGCACCTTTCATCCCTTTTGCCGGTTCCGCATAAAATACTTGGCCGCGGGCTTCTTCGATCAATGCGCCGACCTGCACGCCCGATGGACAGACCGTTTCGCAAGCGCGGCAATCCAAACATTGAAATACCGGGTCAATCACCGACTCATCGAGCGGCAACAACCCTTCCGATGCGGATTTGATCAGATACACGCGCCCCCGCGGCGACTGATTTTCATCTCCCAATTGTTGATAGGTCGGACAAACCTCCAGACAAAAACCGCAGTGCACACAGACCGAATACTTGTCTTCATCCGGCGCATCCGGCCATTTAAAAGCAGATTCCAGTTGTAAGAGCGATACATCCGCTTCCGCTTTTGCCATTGTTATATCCCTCCCAAGAAACGACCCGGGTTCATAATCCCGTGCGCGTCAATGGTTTGTTTGATTCCTTTCATCAGCGACCATGCAGCATCCACTTGCCCGAATACATCGACGCGTTTCCGCAATTCCAAAGGTCCTGCAAGCATCACTGCGAACCCTTTTTGACGTTCCGCCATTTGTCGAACACGCGTGACAAGCTCCTCCCATTGCTCCACCGAGCCTGTTTTGCAAACCACTGCGGCAGTTCCTTGCGCTTTGTTGCAAGTAGCGATGACAGGCAGCTGCATTTGGTCAGCCAGGCTCTTCATTTGCGCAAGATCTGTCAAGATGCCTGCAGCTTTTGTGCTGACTTTAATCACGAGACTGGCACCGCAGATATCCCCATGATAGACGTTCCAAAACCGTTCGACAGCAGCGCCTTTGCGGACATTGATCGCCAAACCTGCTTCTTTCGCCCATTGCGTCAAGACAGATGTTTGATAAGCGGCTGCTGTCTCCACTTCGTCGCACCCGACAGCCAGCGTCCATGGAGATGGCAAATCCGTAACGGCTGAGCAGGAACCGGACAATACTTCAAACGAACTCGGAACCAAATGTGAGTTGATGATTCTCTCGGAGATTTCTTGGATTTGCTGCAATGTTCCGCTTAAAACGCACAGTTCCCGATGCAAAGGCAGCGGTTTCAACTTAAATGTAACTTCTGTAATCATCGCCAATGTTCCCAAGGAACCGATGAAAAGCTTGGTCATATCGTATCCGGCGACATTTTTCACCACTTTTCCGCCTGTCTGAATCACTTGTCCGTTGGGGTATACCACCCGGAGACCGATGGTGTGATCCCGCAATGTTCCGTACAAGACACGGGATGGACCGCTCAGATCCGTTGCCACGATCCCGCCGATTGTCGCATGATCCATGCAAGAGGGATGGATGGAAAGCATTTGTCCGCTGTCTGCCAGAAGTTTTTGCAAGTCCTTGAACACAACGCCCGGTTGGACGGTAACGGTCATATCGGCCGGCGAGTACTCGATCACCTGATTCATGCGAACCGTTCGAATTACGAGATCGATCGGTTTGGAAATATTCCCATAGGCAAGCTGCGTACCGCCGCCAACGACAGAAACATGCAATCCGTTCTCATTTGCCAATGCCAGAAGATTCGATACTTCCTCTTCTGTCTCCGGCTCCAAGACAATCGTCTGACGCTCATGACCATCGATTGCCTTTGTGGCTGACGAATCCTCGTATACACGATCAGGGGAGAGAATGCTTCGACACACTTGTACAATTGTATCTGCTGCTATGCGTGTTTCGATTGTCATGGTTTCACCTCCAAGATTGTATATTCTTCAAAACCAAAATCCATGAGCATGCCGCCACATTTGCCGACAGATTCATCTGTGGCTTGGGATGCCGCATGTGCAGAAAACAACAACTTGCATGAATGGAGAAAAGAGAGGAGATATCTCCTCTCCGCTCATCCATAGTATGAAGGTACGAAAATTTGCTAAGTTATTTTCCCGGAATCATGCCAGGGAACACATAGGCTTGCAGTACTGTGATCACGGCGATGATCGCCAGGAACAGGACGCTATGCTTGATGGTGAAACGGTACAAGTCGCCTTCTTTCCCCACCAAACCTGTCGCAGAAGTACCGACGGCAATGGATTGGGGTGAAATCATTTTTCCCATCACACCGCCTGAGGAGTTTGCCCCCATGGTCAGATATGGATTGAGGTGCAATTGTTGTGCTGTCAATTGTTGCAAACCGCCAAACAAGAGATTGGATGAAGTGTCGCTGCCTGTCAGGAATACGCCGATCCATCCGAGCAATGGCGCGAAGATCGGGAACAACACGCCTGTATGCGCCAAGGCAAGGGCCATCGTAGCACTCATCCCGGAGTAGTTCATCAATTGTCCAAATCCGACAACCAAACCAATCGTTGTCAGCGGATACTTCAATTGCTTTAACGTTTCGCCAAACGTCTTCAACCAGTCGCCCATGGAAATTCCAATGACAAATTTCGCTAAAAACGCTGTCACGAGAATGGATGTACCTGTCGCAGCCAAAATGTCAAACGTATAGATCGCCGGTATTGGAGTAGCTTTTGCCACAATTGGAGCCGCTTTCAAAACTTCGTTGTGCAATGCCCAGAATTTGAAAGTAACCGTAAATCCGGAGAGCGCTTTCTTTACGCCCGGCAAAGTCCATAAAATAACCATGACCGTCAAGAGAATGTACGGCGTCCATGCGCGCAGCACTTCACCTGCCGAATGCTTCGGCGGCAAATTGGATTTTAGTCCAAGTTCGGATGTTGCCGCAATTTGTTCTTCATTCTTAAAGCGGAAAATGGTTTTCGGCTGCCAAAACCGCATCAAAATGATAACGGCCACCAAGGAAACGAGAGCAGACAAAACGTCCGGAAGCTGTGGGCCAAGATAGTTTGCAACTAAAAATTGTGTGATTGCAAAGGAAAAGCCTGCAGTAAACGCAGCCGGCAGTACTTCTTTTAATCCTTTCCAGCCGGACATGACAAATACCAGCCAGAATGGCAACAGAAACGAAACGATCGGCAACTGTCGTCCGATAACTTGGCTCAAGAACAATGCATTGGAATGCGTAACGCCTGCCAACGCCGTCACAGGTATCCCCAGTGCGCCAAATGCAACCGGACCGGTATCGGCGATCAAGCACAAACCCGCCGCATACAATGGATTAAATCCTAATCCCACAAGCATCGCACCCGCAATCGCAACAGGCGCTCCAAATCCGGCAGCACCTTCCAGGAATGCCCCAAAGGAAAACGCAATCAGCAGCATTTGAATTCTGCGGTCACTTGTGATTCCACTGATCGATTCGCGAATGGTATCGAAATGTCCTGTTTTAACCGTCAGATTGTACAGGAACACCGCTGTAAAAACAATCCACCCAATCGGCCAAATACCCGTCAGCCCACCGTATAACGTAGATGACACCGCTTTCACAATTGGGAAATGGAAAAAGATAATAGAAATCAAAATGGCGATTATCACTGTATAAAACGCCGCAACATGACCTTTCATGCGTTTGACTGCCAACGCCCAGAAAAAGAACAAAATCGGAAGTGTCGCAACCAGCGCAGACCACCCCACACTACCCGCCACAGGTGTGTACCCCTGAGTCCAACTCATTACAATGTGCCCCCTTCTCCATCGGAATCGATACTGCTTAATTGCTTAATTGCTTAATTGCTTAATTGCTTAATTGCTTAATTGCTTAATTGCTTAATTGAATTGTATCAAGAACTTCCGCTTTCCCCTTTCCGCTCACCTCCCTGATATTCATTTGTTCTGCATTACGGAATATGGTTCTGAAATATTCATCTTGTATTTTGAATATACCATATCTAGTTTTTATTTGTCATTATTTTATTTTAACTGTCACAATTCAGTCTAGTGCAAATTGAAAATTTTACAAAATCGGGTTCCCTTTCTATAATTCTGTCTATTTCCGTAGATGATTTCAATGATATAATGAATGAACACAATTGTTTTGTATGAAACGAATCTGAGTTTTATTGAACCATCCTCGTAAAACATTTTGCGTATTTGAGGAGTTAGCAGAAGTGAATTTGGAACATGATCCGTTTGATGAACCTTTTGAAAATTTAGAGACGTTGGCGGACAGGATCAGCGAGACATTGCAGTGTCCTGTAACGATTGAAGACGCCAATCACCGTCTGCTTGCATATAGCTTTCACGATTTGCAGACCGACCCGGCACGCATTGCAACCATCATCGGCCGCCGTGTTCCGGAATCTGTCATTAACAGCCTTTGGAAAGAAGGAGTGATCCAACGGCTGTTGAGTGGTGATGAACCGATTCATATCCCATCCATTCAAGATGTGGGGCTCGGCAGCCGTGTAGCGATTTCGATTCGCAAAAATCAGGAAGTATTGGGATATATTTGGGTTGTGGAAACCCGGCCCTTATCTTCGCATGCCTTTCACGTGTTAAAAAAAGCCGCTCAGACAGCGAAAGCCAAGCTCATGCAGCTACAAATCCGCAAGCAAAAACAAGAAGAGGGTTATCAAGAATTTTTTTGGCGATTGTTGACCGGTTCCTTTCCGTCCGATGCTGCCATTGAAGAAGAAGCACAAAAATTGGCGCTTTCTCTCGCAAGGGATTTTCAGATCCTTGTTTTAGATTTTAAACAACCGATCGACCCCCAAATTCGCCAAAAAATCCAGTATGTAATCAAAACGAATCAAAAAGTAAAAATTGTATTGACTGCTGTAGATCGAAGCCAATTGATTCTGTTGGTCAATCCGCCGCTGCCAGCTACTGCAAAACAGGATATTTCCGCATTTGTACAAAACTTTGTCGCCCAGATGTGGGAGCGTTTTGAAGTTTCATCGATTACTCCGGCAGTCGGCACATTATATCGGGATCACTATACGAAAGTGGAAAATAGCTACCAGGAAGCATTAACCGTTTTGCAAATGAAAGATCGTTATCCAAGTGAAATCAAACCGTTGCTTCATTATGAAGATTTAGGATTTTATCGATACATCCCAGTATTGCATGAATTCCGGAAACAGCATAAATCCAATCATCCGGCCATCCAAAAATTGCAGGAATATGACCGGCTGCACCACTCCAATCTGCTGGAAACCCTGTTTGTCTACCTGGTCTGCGATTCCAATATCAAAGAGGCGGCTGACCGTTTGCATATTCATACGAACACGCTTGCCTATCGACTTGCACGCATGGCTGAAATCGCAGACATTCAGTTGAAAGACATGGATCAGAAAGTCGGACTCTATCTGGAATTCCGATTGATACAGTTGGAACAAAAGTGAACTTGTTAAAATACACAAACCTATTGCGAGTTTTTCATTTTTCTCAACAAAGAAAAAATCCCCCGTCTCCCCTATACTTTATATAAGTGATTATTCAAAAAATGGTTAAGCTAGACACAAGGAGATGAGTTGAAGCACGAAAAAGTCTGAGAAGTGTACGTGTTCGGTGCATGATAGGGCTTTTTGGGATTCGGCAAAGCAATCATTGAGGGGGATATTTATGAAAATCGGAATTCCAAGAGAAATTAAAAATAATGAAAATCGTGTTGCCATTACACCCGGCGGCGTGGAAGTGTTAAAAAACAACGGACATACCGTATACATCGAATCATCCGCGGGAGTCGGCAGCGGATTTGCCGATGAAGAATATCGCCAAAAAGGCGCGACGATTCTATCCTCTGCGGCAGACGTTTGGACGCAATCCGATATGATCATGAAAGTAAAAGAACCGTTGCCGGAAGAATACACATATTTCCGCGAAGGGTTGATTCTGTTTACCTATTTGCATCTGGCTCCTGAGCCTGCTTTGAC
Above is a window of Fodinisporobacter ferrooxydans DNA encoding:
- a CDS encoding (Fe-S)-binding protein — protein: MAKAEADVSLLQLESAFKWPDAPDEDKYSVCVHCGFCLEVCPTYQQLGDENQSPRGRVYLIKSASEGLLPLDESVIDPVFQCLDCRACETVCPSGVQVGALIEEARGQVFYAEPAKGMKGAVQKLFLRGIFPHPNRLKMVGKLTRFYQKSGLQAVSRKSGLLKILPKQLREMEAILPEVPATSALDSLPERIPQRGDKKATAALFTGCVMDVVFSDINRATARVATHNGLEVIVPKQQICCGALQVHAGDREQARQMAKHNIDVFLASDADYIVINAAGCGAALKEYPELFRDDPFYHEKAEQFSARVRDISELLVEVGFEPPQAEVKRTITYHDACHLCHAQKVRSQPRQILRSIPGVTLVEMPNSDRCCGSAGIYNITHPDMAGQLLERKMDDVPEGVECIAMGNPGCMMQIMVGVHRRETDLDVLHTIEILDEAYRREGNE
- a CDS encoding FAD-binding oxidoreductase, translated to MTIETRIAADTIVQVCRSILSPDRVYEDSSATKAIDGHERQTIVLEPETEEEVSNLLALANENGLHVSVVGGGTQLAYGNISKPIDLVIRTVRMNQVIEYSPADMTVTVQPGVVFKDLQKLLADSGQMLSIHPSCMDHATIGGIVATDLSGPSRVLYGTLRDHTIGLRVVYPNGQVIQTGGKVVKNVAGYDMTKLFIGSLGTLAMITEVTFKLKPLPLHRELCVLSGTLQQIQEISERIINSHLVPSSFEVLSGSCSAVTDLPSPWTLAVGCDEVETAAAYQTSVLTQWAKEAGLAINVRKGAAVERFWNVYHGDICGASLVIKVSTKAAGILTDLAQMKSLADQMQLPVIATCNKAQGTAAVVCKTGSVEQWEELVTRVRQMAERQKGFAVMLAGPLELRKRVDVFGQVDAAWSLMKGIKQTIDAHGIMNPGRFLGGI
- a CDS encoding L-lactate permease, with translation MSWTQGYTPVAGSVGWSALVATLPILFFFWALAVKRMKGHVAAFYTVIIAILISIIFFHFPIVKAVSSTLYGGLTGIWPIGWIVFTAVFLYNLTVKTGHFDTIRESISGITSDRRIQMLLIAFSFGAFLEGAAGFGAPVAIAGAMLVGLGFNPLYAAGLCLIADTGPVAFGALGIPVTALAGVTHSNALFLSQVIGRQLPIVSFLLPFWLVFVMSGWKGLKEVLPAAFTAGFSFAITQFLVANYLGPQLPDVLSALVSLVAVIILMRFWQPKTIFRFKNEEQIAATSELGLKSNLPPKHSAGEVLRAWTPYILLTVMVILWTLPGVKKALSGFTVTFKFWALHNEVLKAAPIVAKATPIPAIYTFDILAATGTSILVTAFLAKFVIGISMGDWLKTFGETLKQLKYPLTTIGLVVGFGQLMNYSGMSATMALALAHTGVLFPIFAPLLGWIGVFLTGSDTSSNLLFGGLQQLTAQQLHLNPYLTMGANSSGGVMGKMISPQSIAVGTSATGLVGKEGDLYRFTIKHSVLFLAIIAVITVLQAYVFPGMIPGK
- a CDS encoding PucR family transcriptional regulator, translated to MNLEHDPFDEPFENLETLADRISETLQCPVTIEDANHRLLAYSFHDLQTDPARIATIIGRRVPESVINSLWKEGVIQRLLSGDEPIHIPSIQDVGLGSRVAISIRKNQEVLGYIWVVETRPLSSHAFHVLKKAAQTAKAKLMQLQIRKQKQEEGYQEFFWRLLTGSFPSDAAIEEEAQKLALSLARDFQILVLDFKQPIDPQIRQKIQYVIKTNQKVKIVLTAVDRSQLILLVNPPLPATAKQDISAFVQNFVAQMWERFEVSSITPAVGTLYRDHYTKVENSYQEALTVLQMKDRYPSEIKPLLHYEDLGFYRYIPVLHEFRKQHKSNHPAIQKLQEYDRLHHSNLLETLFVYLVCDSNIKEAADRLHIHTNTLAYRLARMAEIADIQLKDMDQKVGLYLEFRLIQLEQK